The following DNA comes from Neosynechococcus sphagnicola sy1.
CATTCTTAAAGGGCCGACTGTAAACTGATGATGATTAAATAGTTAGGACAGCTAGTTATGGAAAGCGTTGCTTACATTCTGATTTTGGCTTTGGGTATCGGGGTCCTGTTTTTTGCGATCGCCTTTCGGGAACCTCCCCGAATTGGTAAGTAAGTCCATCGCTCCTGGCAGCCATTCCTTACGGATTTTGTCAGGAGCGATGCCAGAGCTATCCGAGATTGGTCCTTTGAAATCACTATCCGAGATACTTAAGGTTAAGGGCATCAGTCCTAGTTAGTAAGTTTTATTTATCTATCCCTTGTCTACAGGACAACAGCAGTATGCGGTGTCCCTTCTGTCAGTTCACCGATAGTCGAGTGCTTGAGTCACGTTCCTCTGAAGCTGCCCAAAGTGTGCGTCGTCGTCGCGAGTGCTTGCAGTGTAACCGTCGCTTTACAACCTACGAACGCATTGAGTTTGTACCTATTACTGTGATCAAGCGAGATGGACTGCGTGAGTCCTTTGACCGCTCTAAGCTCCTCCATGGAATTATCCGTGCCTGTGAGAAAACTGGAATTCCCACCACTCGGCTTGAATCTCTCGTGGATGAAATTGAAGCAGATTTACAACAGCGTTCGGTACGGGAAGTTTCCAGCCACGAGATTGGTGAACTTGTTCTGGAAAACCTCCGCAATTTGAGTGAAGTTGCTTATATTCGTTTTGCCTCGGTTTATCGACAATTTCAAGGGATTCGAGACTTTGTAGACACTTTAAATCACCTCCAAGGAGAGATTTTGGTAGAACTCCCCGCGACCACTCCTAAAGCAGCCGGGTGCCTGTAGCTGCTTTGCTTAGGGGAAGTGCTATAATTCCTTGAGACGAGGGGGCATGTAGCTCAGTGGATAGAGCATCAGATTCCGGTTCTGAGGGTCGGGGGTTCGAATCCCTCCATGCTCGTCAACCCCATCCAGGTAGACGGTTTCGATGGATAGCCTGATCAGCTCCCTGGCTTGATCGGCGGTCAGGGTCTCAGGGTTGATTGCTGACGCCATCAGTGATCTGAACTTGCCAAGCGGCCTGATGTCCCCACCCCAAAAAGGGAGCCTTGCTACTCATCCCCGAACAGTTTCCAACTAATCCGATGTGAGTGAATCGGTAAACTAGCGGCTGATTAGAATTCCAGAGTCTTAAGTGAACCCTTTGTGGGCAATATACGTTATTTCCCGCGTATATCCTGGATAAAATAGTTTCATGGACAAAAGATTTCGCCCAGAATTCAAGGCAAATATCGCCCGACCTAGGGGGTGGGGGTGACTCACGACGCGCCCCCGGTTTGCGTTAAATTACCCCCCGCACTAGATGTCATTGTCCGAGCATTGCCTAACCGTTCAGAGTGGTTGCGTCAGGCTATTCAGGAGAAGGCTCAACGGGAGGGGCTACTTTGAGTCAGGCAAACGACATTTTCGGGCGGCTAACGGCTCTCGAAGTCGAGGTCGCAGAGCTGAGGCAGAGTCAGGTTGCCCCATCTGGCATCCAGCAGTTACTTAACTATTTAGGCCGGATGGATGCCAATCTCAGTGAGATGAATCAGCGACTGAGCCGAGTGCAGGGAGATGTGGCTCAGTTCAGTAGTCGAGTTGAGCGGATAGACGAAAACGTGACGGCGCTGCGTGAAGAGGTTGGGGTCTCAGAAATGAGGTGCGTCACTTGCGGGAAGAGATGTAAGCTAACCCCTCTTGCTGCCTGGTTACTGTTGCGCCTCAGCGCTTGAAAATAGCAGTGATAATCACGGTCAAGGTTGCA
Coding sequences within:
- the nrdR gene encoding transcriptional regulator NrdR; its protein translation is MRCPFCQFTDSRVLESRSSEAAQSVRRRRECLQCNRRFTTYERIEFVPITVIKRDGLRESFDRSKLLHGIIRACEKTGIPTTRLESLVDEIEADLQQRSVREVSSHEIGELVLENLRNLSEVAYIRFASVYRQFQGIRDFVDTLNHLQGEILVELPATTPKAAGCL
- a CDS encoding ribbon-helix-helix domain-containing protein, which gives rise to MTHDAPPVCVKLPPALDVIVRALPNRSEWLRQAIQEKAQREGLL
- a CDS encoding photosystem II reaction center protein T encodes the protein MESVAYILILALGIGVLFFAIAFREPPRIGK